TATACTTATATCATAATGGCATAGTATTGGCATCAACTTTTATAGTTTTTCTTGATTAACCTACTAATTTATTGCAAAGTGCCAGTTGTTTTTTTTGGGATTTTTAAAAAATTCAACTTTTTAGGGACCAAAAAGCCTGAAAAAAAACTAAGTTTCATGAAGAAATGAAACCGGAGGGACCTAGACCCACATGGTCCCCCCTAGGCCACATGCCACAGGTCGGCACGAGCATCCAAGGGGGAGCATGGTCGCCATAGAGGTTGCCTCCATCGCATCTTTCTTCCGTTGCCTTTATATACTCCCAAAAACCTCAGAAATATTAATAGAGGATTTTTGCGTTGCCCACCTCTCTGCTACGGGGAGATCCAATCTGGAGGCTTTTTCAGGTACTCTACCAAGGGGGAATTAATCACAAAGATCATTTACATGAACATTTCTGCCACTGTGTTCATGTGTGAGCAGTCCTTTTTGTACTATGGGAACATAACGTTTTTCCCATTATAATATGGCATCAGCCCACGTCCTAATAAGATGGCATCAGCCCACGTCCTAATAAGATGGCATCAGCCCACGTCCTAATAAGTTAGATGGAACACTTTTTTTTTCTTATAATGGCAATGGTGGGTAATTATTTCACTTAAAACTAATCTAATGGTTATATAATATTAGCCTATTAAATAGACAGTCGGATGTTTTTGATTTTTGAGAGATCTTCTAGAATTTTTATCTTTTTTCTGGTGAGCCCGTCAATTGCTTTTAATATATAATAGATAGAGAGTTAGTTGTTTTTATTTTTGAGTTATTTTCtagcatttttttctttttctggtgAGCCCGTCAATTACTTTTAATACATAATAGATTAGGTTGTGTTGGATCCTTCTAGAAAAAGCCTTACACATATTATTTTATGGGCCTTACACATATTATTTTACCGATAAAACACATCTTTCGTGGGAACTGGGCTTACCAAGGAGGCAGGTTGATGCTCCGAGTAACATATGTGTTATACCATGACTTACCAAATGTCCTAGTATTTTCTAGTTGCTCTTAGTGTATCTTTCCTAGTTGGTATTTCAATTTCTAAGTTAAGCCCCAAAGCAAGGTCCATGTTATACTTATAGAGATAGCAAGGTCCATGTTATACTTCGTATGAAAAAGATCTCAGTCTTGAAGATCTGAACAGGCTCTTCGGTGAGCTCTCTCAAGTCCAAAAAGACATTAGATTCCGGCTACCTCCATTGCATGGTCGTGAAGACAAGACCGGCGGCACATCTATGGCACAAGATCTGCAACCACCAAGTGTTCTGCCGGCGGATCGTTTGGGTACTACTCATTCACTTATGCAGTCATCGTGGCCTCACAATCTTTCACAACTCCAGCTACCTTCAGATCCACTACCATCACAACCAGAACAAACTTCGGCACCACTTTTTCCTATCCAGGCACCACAAATGTTACATTCTGCACCACCATCTTTAGCTCCACATTTGGCTTCCCATGTCCAACCCATACCAAATCAGGTACATGAGCAAACTTCACCAGAGGAGTTGCATGTTCAAAACTATGAAAGTCCCTGCAACATAGTGCAACCACAACAAAATGATGCAAACCATGACTCAACATCTGGGCAGAATTTGGAGGCCTCTCCACTATTGGGGTACTCGAGTGCCAATGCTTTTTCTATTGATGGCCCATTTAACACTGAAAAATGGGGTTATGCTCCATCAGACCAGTCATATTACAATAGTTTCCTAGGGATGGATGCTTACTTAGGCTCTAGCGCTACGGATCTAGGCCAGTCTTCCATGGTAAATGGTGGATGGGTTGATGTGTCGCCCTCTTCCACTTGACAAGATATTGATATTCTTACAGACTATGGAGAGCTGTTGTAGATGCTAGTTAGCGCTTCCATGTAAGAGCTATATTGAAATAAAATATATTTATTTCCAAATTCATTATCCTTTGCACTACTATCTTAATTAGGATGTTTGGGAAAATATGCATGCTCAGTGTTCCAGGTCTTGGTCCATGATGTTTTTTCATCAGTACCTacaattttgttgttgttgtttagATCATTGTCATCTTACGAATGAAGGAAGTGGAACATGTATTTACAACAATGCACCTCTTAGAATATTGTGAGGCAAACATTAGCGTGTCAACTAAAATAGAAGCCATGCTCATTAAATAATTAAATTAAAAGATAGCACAAGTCCAAACTTCAACTCAAGAGCTAGAATCCATTACTTTTTCTGGTTGCATAACACTACCAAGAAAAACAACTTCATCTCATATATGAGTTAATGAATATGAGAAATCAAGGTTTTCTTAATAGACGTGAATATGCCTTATCAAGAAATTAGAACCATAGTAGACATGTGAAGAGATGGTGGCCACCTGTGATCCATTGTTACCACATATGCACCATTAACAACATTGAAAAGTACCGTGGATCTAGAGCTCTCCATGAATATATTCTAAATTGTCTTAATTTTAAAGTATGTCATTAATCATTGCAATTACTACAAACTTACAAGGACATAACGACCATCTCATAGAAGACATCAGTTAATCAACACATGTGGCCACTTCTATAGAAGAACAACCTAAATCTAGAACTCACATATAACTTACTATAAACACAATTCTTTTTGGTGGATGGCATGCATGAGCTTTGGTAAATTACTAATCTAAGAATAGTCATGGTGACAAGATATATTGTCATTAGTTAAAACAACATGTATATGGCTAAGAACATAAAAAAGAAACACCTAATCTCATACTTTCGCATGTCATAATTTCAATGATCAAGTTTATGGTGCAACATGACCTTCATATTTAACATAACACCAAGCTTGGAGAGATAATTTTTAGACTAGATGCACATCGTACTTAAGAAGACATACACTGATGGTGCCAACATATAAAAGCACTTCAAATATTACAATCACATCACACTTATTATAAACCTGGCTTAGACTGGATGGCGTAATATCATGTACTACTAGAGAGTGGCCTGTAACCGACACTCCATCCATGACGGACTGGTAGGTAACACATCATCAAACCGTCTTAATGCTCATCAAATGCAGGTTTCCTATCACTAACGGGTGATTTTGCGGCGCTGAATGACTCGTAGAAATCACTAATTGTTTTGCGGTTGGCACTTTTAAAATACAAAGAATCCACCAGAACTAGATATTCATTattacaaagagagagagagagagaggaaattATAATTATATAAAGAGAGGGCAAATCTTAGTGGTACTTAGTGTGGTTGAATATCAAAGGGAAGTTTTCTACGAGCGACAATAGTCTTGTCCTACAtatgtttatttatttttattttctttgtgATACGTATGTACAAGGAGGGAATAGAAAAAAGGAAACACTAGCTAGCTAGTGTAATTATACAAATCTTTCCACTTAAGCCTCAAAATGTAGATAACTCTTATGTTGAGCTCTATGGAGCACAAGCTAGATCTCTGATTTGAAGTCCTAGAGGCATCTATATAGATATGGTTGTTGGCACTACTTGTATTTATGTCAGCATGCAACTATGCCACCTCATCATACAATCATACATGGGTAAAGGACCGCCTCAACATGAGAACATGCACGGGAAAAGATCCACTACAACATGCAACCATGGATGTGAAAACTATTATCCTACTTATGTTCAAAAAATATCCTACATCTATACAATAATCAGATATTCATATAGTACTTCATCAAATATATAACAAACAATCCCCGCAACAATGTGCGGGGTATCGTCTAGTTATAGAAATGTTGAGCTCCTACATGGTATTATACACTAAAGTTGCTGATGTGGCAGGGTTGCTAAGGTGGATAGGCTGCATGTTTAGATATATAGACAGTGGGGATGGATCTCTTAGGCATATGTGATTTGGTAATTGAAATAATATCACAGCTAGTAATTGCTGACAAACAAAAAATGTCGTTTAGAATGCACTTGATGTCATAAAATTAAGAGGTTGAACGACAGCAACGGAACTTGGAGGAGAAACCTGAGCACCTAGAGGAAATTGCAACCAAGTGTTTCTAGCTACCATACATGGCTGACACGGAGGTCACCCCATCTGCGATCCTTGAGATGTTTCCTTTGGAAGTGACTGATCTGTTGAATGAAGGTTTGATCCAGAATTTCACCGAGAAGGAGGTTAGTGACACACTTTTTAAAATTGGCTTGTTGAAGGCACAGAGGCGTGATGGCTTCCAGGCACGATTTCAATGGAACTGGGAAACGATCAAGGGGGAATCAATTACAGAATGATAGTTCTTATCGCGAAGGCAAATACATATGAGTCTTTGAAGGTTTACCAACCAGTCTACAACATCTCATACAAAGTCGTATCGATGTGTTTGGTCAATCATCTCTCCCCCTCCCCTAATAAACAATCTCATATCCTAAGAAGAAGGTGTTTTTATTCACAATCGAATGATTACAAATAACATCACGGTAGCCTTTGAATGCTTCCACAAAATCTAACAATATAAGAACCTGAATGGTACCCATTCGGCCAACAAGCTTGATCTAGTGAAAACATACACCAACTTCTATTGAATTCTCGAGGGTTCTCTCCAAAGTTTTATTTCAACACAAGACAGACACATGGGATCTTTTGTTATGTAAAATTAACGAGGTATGGTTCTAAAATGAATTAGGACTCATCAAAGACTTGGAAGATATGATGTTAGAATGAATGAATTGTTCATCTAGAGAATCAGGAACTGGACTGGTGGTGCTACTCTCCATGACTTGATGGTGGCGATCCAGATTTGATTGGCTGAATGGTTGTAACATAAATAATTCTGCAACAACTTTTCTCGGTTGTACTGATATATTTTTGAGTTGTTTACTTCTCCCTCCGCCCCATAGCATAGGACGTTTTCTGACTCTAGTTttgtgtcaaaaaacgtcttacattatgggacggagggagtagaaaactaACTAAAAGTTCGCCTACAAATGCTGACAAATTTTTCTCATTTTCACCATATTTTCAAGAATTTTAATAAATGCTTCCAAGTTTGAAAATGAATTCATGGATTTTAAGTATGTTTGCAACTTTATCAAAATTATTTTGTATTTAAAATAAATGTTTAGGATATTTAAAAATGCTTAGCATGTTATAAATTCCCCTATTAAAAATAATTcatgaaaatttaaaatttctcaAACTAAAAAAATCATTCTTTCAAAAATAAATATTAGCAAATTAAAAAACGTTGGTGAATTTGTGAAATAAACACTACCTGAATGGTCCAGCATGCATGCCTCTTCGGTGAGTTCTAGTAGACCAAGATTGTTCCAAACCTCCCTTGCAATATTACATTCAAATAGCACATGCTTTATATCTTCATAATACCCCGAGCACATTGTACACAAATAGTTATCCGTTACAATATTCTCGTATGCTATGTATGTCATTTGGAGAAGCTTAAAATCATATTATACAATGGATTAGCTCTTAGCTAACAAGCAATGTTTACATGCTCTTAAATTAATGCGATGGTTAAAATTAAACTAGAAAATATGTAGCTAAGAGATGACATCTAGTACAATGGATGGAATTGTCTTATCTTCTTTACTTAGAGACCATCTCCTAGGTAAGAGATGGCAAGCCGTTTTTCCCTCCATTCGCCCTTTTCTAACTCAGGAGTGATCTTAGGTGACATTGCAAAGATAGCACCATTGTACACGCTCTAACGTAGCTAGCTCTGTAAGAGTGTGTCATGCGGGAGGGCTGATGCAAGATGCACGGATGATGGCGCATGTGACTCGAAACTACAACAGATGTATCATTGGTAGTGCCAACGATACCTATCATTGTTGGCACCGACAGGTCGGAGTACTACTGGTGAAATATTATATTTTAGGGTTATATTTTTGAAATTGATGTAAGAAAAAATATTTAAAATATCCTTCCAAATAAAAGGGAGTATCTTGCTTGTGTCCGTCTAGTGGCCCCACAACCACCTGAAATCAGAACGGAGTACCTCGCTTTTGTACACCGCCTTACCAAAGAGCGCCATCAAGTATTAGTGAAACATAGAGAAAGACATCCATTTATTCGTGTTAGACGAGCCCGGATTAATGTGTAACTGCCGTGCCTGGAGCCATCCACCCTATATGGACAAGAAATCATGGAATACCTTGCTTTCTGTCCAGTTGTCCAAGCAAACGATACCATCAAGTGTTAATGAGCCCTAGTGAAAGATATCGATATATTTGTGCAAGTCACCATTTTAGCATGGATTAATGTGCATGCGGCTCCGTATCAGGAGCTGCCCACCTCATGTTTTCAGACAACCTAGTCGAAAAGTGGAAGTATTAAAGAGCCAAAAAGAAATGCATCGATTTATTCGTGCTAGTCACCGTTTTAGTTTGGATTAATGCACATATTACCAGCAGCCATCCGCCTTGAATCGGCTGGGAACCAGGGAGTACCTTGCTTCTGTCTGGCCGAATAGTACCATCAATCATTTGTTGTAGAGAAAGACACCAATTTATTTGTACTAGTCACCAGACAGATGGATGCAGGCCAAGAGTCGTCCCCTCAAATTGAAAAGGAGTACCTGTGTGGCTATCCAACCGAATAGTACCATGCATTATTAATGAGCCTTGGAGAAATATAACGATTTATTCGTGCTTTTCACCATTTTAGCTTGTAGTAACGTGCAGATGGCTACATAATGGGAGCCACCCATTTCTAATTGGTTGGAAGAACCTCGCTTCTGTCCAGCTACCCAGCAGAAAAGGTCATCAAGTAATAGTGAGCGATACAGAAAGCCATCAATTTATTCATGCTAGTCACAATTTTAGCGTAGACATCAGACCAGTAGGAACCAAGGAGTACCTTGTGTCTATTTATCTGGGAGAACAATATTCTCGAGTATTAACAAGCCCTAGAAAAACATCAATTTATTCATGCTAGTTGATATTTCCTATACGTATCAAGAAaattttattgtttcatgctatacTTATATCGTAATGGCATAGTATTGGCATAAACTTTTATAGTTTTTTCTTGATTAACCTATTAATTTATTGCAAAGTGCCAgtttttttttggattttcaaAAACAAATCAACTTTTTAGGGACCAAAAAACTAGAAAAAATATGAAGTTTCATGAAGAAATGAAGCCGGAGGGACCTAGACCCACATGCCCCCCCCTAGGCCACATGCCACAGGTCAGCACGAGCATCCAAGGGGGAGTATGGTCGCCATAGAGGTTGCCTCCATCGCATATTTCTTCTGTTTCCTTTATATACTCCCAAAAACCTCAGAAATATTAACAGCGGATTTTTGCGCCGCCCACCTCTCTGCTCCGGGGAGATCCAATCTGGATGCTTTTTCAGGTACTCTACCAAGGGGGAATTAATCACAAAGATCATTTACATGTACATTGCTGCCACTATGTTCATGTGTGAGCAGTCCTTTTTATACTATGGGAACATAACGTTTTTCCCATTATAATATGGCATCAGCCCACGTCCTAATAAGATGGCCTCAGCCCACGTCCTAATAAGTTAGATGAAAAACTTTTTTTCTTATAATGCCAATGGTGGGTAATTATTTCGCTTAACACTAATCTAATGGTTATATGATATTTGCCTATTAAATATACAGTCGGATGTTTTTTGATTTTTGAGAGATCTTCTAGCATTTTTTATCTTTTTTCTGGTGAGCCCGTCAATTGCTTTTAATATATAATAGATAGATAGTGAGTTGTTTTTATTTTTGAGTTATTTTctatcatttttttatttttctggtgAGCCCGTCAATTACTTTTAATACATAATAGATTAGGTTGTGTTGGATCCTTCCAGAAAAAGCCTTACACATACTATTTTATGGGCCATAAAAAACTAGGGCCCAAGATATACATGTGTAACTGATAAAACACATCTTTCGTGGGAACTGGGCTTACCAAGGAGGCAGGTTGATGCTCCGAGTAACATATGTGTTATACCATGACTTACCAAATGTCCTAGTATTTTCTAGTTGCTCTTAGTGTATCTTTCCTAGTTGGTATCTCAATTTCTAGGTTAAGCCCCAAAGCAAGGTCCATGTTATACTTGGATATTATGGATTAAAGGACGGCCACTTCTAGATTAGGTAGTTCCTAGTACAGGATATGGATGTAATCAATATGATCACTGATACATTAGGATGTAATCAATGTGATCAACAAAGGATTTGGACGCAATTAacaaccatataaatttgaccaTAATTATTTTGTATATTAGAGTAAAACTTAGTTGGGTTTTACTCCCATTAATACTTCTAGATAAGGATATGGATATGGTCAAATGGCAATCATTTAATATTTCTATTTTTAGAAGTGTTA
This sequence is a window from Aegilops tauschii subsp. strangulata cultivar AL8/78 chromosome 7, Aet v6.0, whole genome shotgun sequence. Protein-coding genes within it:
- the LOC109760304 gene encoding uncharacterized protein encodes the protein MALPSGPLMQRQEGKGMGMESEDEGDDSTATTYYNGMGREYYCKELGRPLGSDIYGPCYTSYEKDLSLEDLNRLFGELSQVQKDIRFRLPPLHGREDKTGGTSMAQDLQPPSVLPADRLGTTHSLMQSSWPHNLSQLQLPSDPLPSQPEQTSAPLFPIQAPQMLHSAPPSLAPHLASHVQPIPNQVHEQTSPEELHVQNYESPCNIVQPQQNDANHDSTSGQNLEASPLLGYSSANAFSIDGPFNTEKWGYAPSDQSYYNSFLGMDAYLGSSATDLGQSSMVNGGWVDVSPSST